The nucleotide sequence CCTTGAGCTTCGCCATGAAGCCCGGATTGAGCACGAGGCTCCAGCTGTTGAGCGGCGCGTTCGCACCGAGTCGCTCACGCACGGCTGCCACGTTCACGCCGATGCCGGTGGTGCCCCACATGTAATCGACGGCGTAGGTGTTGCCGGGATCGTAGGCCTGGAGCCGGTTCGAGATCTCCGGCCAAGCGTTCTTGAGGTTCGGGATCTTCGCCTTGTCGAGGGGCAGGAAGATCCCGGCCTTGATCAGGCGTTGCAGGTAGGGGCCCGAGGGCACGACGACGTCGTAGCCGGACTTGCCGGCGAGAAGCTTCGTTTCGAGGATCTCGTTGTTGTCGTAGGTGTCGTAGACGACCTTGATCCCCGTCTCACGCGTGAAGTCGTCGAGCACCTTCGGGTCGATATAATCCGACCAGTTGTAGATGTTGACGACCCGCTCCTCGGCGCCCGCGCCGGCGGCGGCTGCCAGAAGAAGGGGGAGGGCGGCGAGCCCTCCGAGCAGACGCCGCCGGATCACGATTTGCCTCGCGCGGCGGTGACGGCGATCTCGACCCGGTATTCCGGTGCGACGAGCCGGGCTTCCACGGTGGCGCGGGCGGGCGGGTTCTCCCGGTCGACCCAGGCGTCCCAGGCGGCGTTCATCTCGGCGAAGCCGGCGATGTCGGCGAGGTAGATCGTCGCCGAAAGGATGCGGGACTTGTCGCTGCCCGCCGCCATCAGCAGCCGGTCGATCTGCTCCAGGATCTGCTGCGTCTGGGCGGTGACGCCGGTGCCGACCACGTCGGCGGCGACTTGGCCGGCGAGATACACGAGGTCGCCATGGGCAACCGCCTGGGACATGCGCGGGCCGGTCTCGTAGCGTTCGATGGTCATGATGGGATTGCCGGTCTCGGTTCGTGATAGAGGCGGACCCTTCTGCCGCCGCGAACGGTTCTCCGTAAAGGGGCTTTCGGCGGCGCGAGCGGCCCCGAAGACCGCGCCGGCACGCCGGGGTCGGATTTTTTGAAGGCCCCGCATGTCCCGAGGCAACCGCCATCGTTGTTCGCGCGTTTGTCCCACGAATACGGCCAAGTCTTCCGGCCAGATCTTCAGGTCGAAGACGCTTTTCGGGGTTGGAGCCAAATGGAAATTCTCTGGACCATCATCATCGGCTTCGTGGCCGGCGTCATCGCCAAGTTCATCATGCCCGGTGACAAGGAGCCCGCGGGCTTCATCATGACGACGATCCTCGGCATCGTCGGCGCTTTCGTTGCAACTTTCATCGGTCAGGCCGTCGGCTGGTACGGACCCAACGAGGGCGCCCGCTTCATCGGTTCGATCGTCGGTGCCTGCGTCGTGCTCGCGATTTACGGCTTCATCGCCGGCCGCACCAGCAGCCGCTCGCTCTGACGAACCGGCACCATCGTCCGACAGCAAAAGGGGCGCCCCGCGAGGGGCGCCCCTTTCTCTTTGTGCTTGCTGACTTTGGGCCCGATCCCTCGGCGATCGTCCGAGATCGCCGAGGAACGAGGCCTCCTGCGCCGGCGATCAGGCGGTGAGGTCGCGCCCGCCGCCCGCAGTGACCGCCTTGACGGCGCAGTGGCCGGTGGCGCCGCGCACGGCCAGCCCGACGCCGACCACCAGGGCGGCGAGGCTCAGGAGCTTGTTCGGCCGGGGCTGGGCCGCGGCGGCGGCGATGCCGAGACCGAGCGCGACGGAGACCGCCCGCTCGGTCATGCTCAGGTTCGTCTCGCCGGAGAAAATGTCCTCGATCATCTCGTTCACGGTCAACGCACTCCTTCTTGATGCCCGTGCAGTGTCGCGGGGCGAACGCGGGGCAGGCGGTGCCGTTCCGTGGAGAGGCGGCTACGCGGCGCTTCCGGCCTGTGCGAGCAGCCCGTCATCGATCTCTCGCGCCCGCACAGAGGCGGGCCGCGCGAGATGGCGCCCGGCATAGGCCTCGAAGGCCGGGCGCTTCGGGATCGTGCCGAACTGCATGCCCCAGCCGAGATGCGAGGCGACGTAGAGGTCGGCGGCGCTGAAGCGGTCGCCCGCCACGAATTCCACTCCGGAGACGGCGCCTTCGAGCGTGTCGAGGGCCGTCTCCAGGCTGCCGTAGCCGACCATGCCCTGGATCCGCGGGTCGTCGGGGACGCTCACCTTGAGCACGCCGTTCGTCACCGCCGCCTCAAGCGGGCCGGCGCAGAAGAACAGCCAGCGGTAATAGGGGCCGCGGTTGCGATGGTCCGGCGCGGGGGCAAGCCCGGCCTGCGGGAAGGCGTCGGCGAGATAGGCGAGGATCGCGGGGCACTCGGTCACCACCGTCTCGCCGTGGCGCAGGGCGGGAACCTTCCCCATCGGATTGATCGCCCGGTAGGGCGGCGCCTTCATGGAGGGGCCGTAGCCGAGGATCTCGGTGCGGTAGGGGGCACCGACCTCCTCCAGCATCCAGCGGACGATCCGGCCGCGGGACATCGGGTTGGTGTAGAAGACGAGATCGTCGGACATAGGGGCTCCGGGGCGAGGCACCCGCGCGGCGGGCGTCGCCCCGGTGTTAGAGCATCGTCCCGAAAGGTGGCCACCGGCTTTCGGAAAGAGACGATGCGGGAACAAAAGGATCGAGCATCGTTCCGAACGGTGGTCACCGGCTTTCGGATCGAGAGGGTGGGCGCATGCGAGGAAGCCTCGCACGCGCCTCGAGCCCCTGCGCTCAGAACCGCGCGATGAGCTGGAAGCGTACGGTCCGGGGTGCGCCGGGCAGGATGTTGTTGTTGTTGTGCGCGGAGATGACGTAGCGCCGGTCGAACAGGTTCTCGATATTGACCTGAGCGCGCACGCTCTCGCTGAACTGGTAGAAGACGCCGGCATCGAAGCGCGAGAAGCTCGGCAGCCGCACCGAGTTGTCGGACGAGGCGAAGCTGGCGTCCTGATAGAGGTAGCCCACGCCGACGGAGAAGCGGTCGCCGATGTCGAATTTGTTCCACAGGCTGAAGGTGTTGAGCGGAACGCCGCCGACAAGGTTGCCGGCCCGGATCACGTCGCCGTCGTCATCGAGGTCGGCGACGATGCGCGCCTCGGTATAGGCGTAGCCGCCGGAGATCTGCCACCAATCGGTGGCGTAGCCGGTCATCCCGATCT is from Methylorubrum sp. B1-46 and encodes:
- a CDS encoding RidA family protein, whose amino-acid sequence is MTIERYETGPRMSQAVAHGDLVYLAGQVAADVVGTGVTAQTQQILEQIDRLLMAAGSDKSRILSATIYLADIAGFAEMNAAWDAWVDRENPPARATVEARLVAPEYRVEIAVTAARGKS
- a CDS encoding GlsB/YeaQ/YmgE family stress response membrane protein yields the protein MEILWTIIIGFVAGVIAKFIMPGDKEPAGFIMTTILGIVGAFVATFIGQAVGWYGPNEGARFIGSIVGACVVLAIYGFIAGRTSSRSL
- a CDS encoding YgaP-like transmembrane domain, whose translation is MIEDIFSGETNLSMTERAVSVALGLGIAAAAAQPRPNKLLSLAALVVGVGLAVRGATGHCAVKAVTAGGGRDLTA
- a CDS encoding glutathione S-transferase family protein → MSDDLVFYTNPMSRGRIVRWMLEEVGAPYRTEILGYGPSMKAPPYRAINPMGKVPALRHGETVVTECPAILAYLADAFPQAGLAPAPDHRNRGPYYRWLFFCAGPLEAAVTNGVLKVSVPDDPRIQGMVGYGSLETALDTLEGAVSGVEFVAGDRFSAADLYVASHLGWGMQFGTIPKRPAFEAYAGRHLARPASVRAREIDDGLLAQAGSAA